Proteins from one Gimesia maris genomic window:
- a CDS encoding segregation and condensation protein A → MTTAQYKVDLNLYSGPLDLLLYLIRRNELDILDLPVASITASFNDFLDVLELIDLDLVGDFILMASTLAEIKSRMVLPRAEEEEIAEVIDDPRSDLIQQLLEYKKFKDAANALEEHAAEWQEHYPRLSDERPKSGKDPSEDLIKEVELWDLVSALARVVKRKEVEEHSSITYDDTPISTYVERIGSRVRVEQRVTFSSFFEGEKVRSRIIGIFLAILELLRHHHFRADQPVEHGEIWVMPPLEDTAEAIESSPDQQATEEQADVTESVPEAQIQAESPVEDESEPEV, encoded by the coding sequence ATGACGACTGCCCAATATAAGGTCGACCTCAATCTATACAGTGGTCCATTGGATCTGCTGTTATACCTGATTCGGCGGAATGAACTGGACATTCTCGACCTGCCTGTCGCCTCCATTACGGCTTCTTTCAATGACTTTCTGGATGTACTGGAACTGATTGATCTGGATCTGGTGGGTGATTTTATCCTGATGGCCAGTACATTGGCCGAAATTAAAAGTCGAATGGTTCTACCGCGTGCGGAAGAAGAAGAAATCGCGGAAGTCATAGATGATCCGCGCAGTGATCTGATTCAACAGCTGCTGGAATATAAAAAATTCAAAGACGCGGCCAATGCACTTGAAGAACATGCTGCGGAATGGCAGGAGCACTATCCCCGACTTTCTGATGAGCGTCCCAAGTCGGGTAAAGATCCTTCAGAAGACCTGATTAAAGAGGTCGAATTATGGGACCTGGTCAGTGCCCTGGCACGTGTTGTCAAACGTAAGGAAGTGGAAGAGCATTCCAGTATTACGTATGACGATACTCCCATTTCTACCTATGTGGAACGAATTGGTTCTCGTGTTCGTGTCGAGCAGCGCGTTACTTTCAGTAGCTTCTTTGAAGGTGAAAAAGTTCGCAGTCGGATTATTGGTATCTTTCTGGCGATTCTGGAATTGTTACGCCATCACCACTTCCGGGCAGATCAGCCTGTCGAGCATGGAGAAATCTGGGTGATGCCTCCCCTGGAAGATACAGCGGAAGCAATCGAATCTTCCCCGGATCAACAGGCGACTGAGGAACAAGCAGACGTTACTGAATCTGTTCCTGAAGCTCAAATACAGGCGGAATCACCTGTCGAAGACGAATCGGAGCCGGAAGTGTAA
- the uvrB gene encoding excinuclease ABC subunit UvrB: MSVFQLKSEFQPSGDQPAAIAGLVNGIKAGKSDQVLLGVTGSGKTFTMANVIAELGRPALVLSHNKTLAAQLYSEFKEFFPENAVSYFVSYYDYYQPEAYIPQRDIYIEKDASINDEIDRLRLLATSALVSRRDVIVVASVSCIYGLGSPKDYLEMMIPLRVGEEIDRDEMLRKLIDIQYDRNNVELARAKFRVRGDVVECWPAYEEFAFRIEFWGDEIENLAIIDPLTGEVLRTVKEAYIYPAKHFVLPQERIESAIQEIQTELDERIQVLQSEGKLLESQRLSARTRYDMELLEEVGFCPGIENYSRALAGRKPGSPPDTLLDFFPEDYLLFVDESHVTCSQVRAMYAGDRSRKTNLVDHGFRLPMALDNRPLTFDEWNARRKQTVFVSATPGDWELERVEGEVVEQVIRPTGLIDPVIRIEPARGQVPHLKEEILKRVAVNERVLVTTLTKRLAEDLASYFQEEGIRCAWMHSELDAFERVEILRGLREQKYDVVIGINLLREGLDIPEVSLVAILDADKEGFLRSETSLIQTIGRSARHVNAEVILYADRVTPSMQNAMDETERRRAIQKEYNREHGITPESIKKAIKRGIEEEIEARQFVRESVGFKDESEYITQEFLGELEQEMLAAAEKLEFERAALLRDRIDDLKNQRGKTGGQAQKTSSRSGKKGKRQRKRR, encoded by the coding sequence ATGTCTGTGTTTCAACTGAAGAGTGAATTCCAACCCTCGGGCGATCAACCGGCAGCCATCGCAGGACTGGTTAATGGAATCAAGGCGGGTAAATCGGATCAGGTTCTGCTGGGGGTGACTGGCTCTGGTAAAACCTTTACCATGGCGAATGTCATTGCCGAACTGGGCCGCCCTGCCCTGGTCCTCTCGCATAATAAAACGCTGGCTGCACAGCTTTATTCCGAGTTCAAGGAATTCTTTCCCGAAAATGCCGTCAGCTATTTCGTCAGCTATTACGATTATTACCAGCCGGAAGCCTACATTCCGCAGCGTGATATTTACATTGAAAAGGATGCATCCATCAATGATGAGATTGATCGTCTGCGGTTACTGGCGACCAGTGCCCTGGTCAGCCGTCGCGATGTGATTGTGGTCGCGAGCGTGAGCTGCATCTACGGTCTGGGGTCTCCCAAAGACTATCTGGAGATGATGATTCCTCTGCGGGTAGGGGAAGAAATCGATCGCGATGAAATGCTGCGAAAGTTGATTGATATTCAGTATGACCGAAATAACGTTGAATTAGCACGGGCCAAATTCCGGGTACGTGGGGACGTCGTGGAATGCTGGCCCGCGTATGAAGAGTTTGCCTTCCGAATCGAGTTCTGGGGGGATGAAATTGAGAACCTGGCGATCATCGATCCGCTTACCGGCGAAGTGCTGCGTACTGTCAAAGAAGCCTATATTTATCCGGCTAAGCACTTTGTTCTGCCCCAGGAACGGATTGAGTCAGCAATTCAGGAGATTCAGACGGAGTTGGATGAACGCATCCAGGTCCTGCAGAGCGAAGGGAAACTGCTGGAGTCGCAGCGATTGAGTGCGCGAACCCGCTATGACATGGAGTTGCTGGAAGAAGTCGGTTTTTGTCCGGGTATCGAGAATTACAGTCGAGCGCTGGCGGGCAGAAAGCCAGGCTCTCCTCCTGATACACTGCTGGACTTCTTTCCGGAAGACTACCTGTTATTTGTGGATGAATCCCACGTGACCTGTTCTCAGGTGCGGGCAATGTATGCCGGCGACCGTTCCCGGAAAACGAACCTGGTCGATCATGGATTTCGTCTGCCGATGGCGCTGGATAATCGGCCCTTGACGTTTGATGAATGGAACGCCCGGAGAAAACAGACTGTATTCGTATCTGCAACCCCGGGAGACTGGGAGCTGGAACGCGTTGAAGGTGAAGTGGTGGAACAGGTCATTCGTCCGACCGGGTTGATCGACCCCGTGATTCGAATCGAACCTGCACGGGGGCAGGTACCTCATCTGAAAGAAGAAATTCTCAAGCGGGTTGCCGTCAACGAACGCGTGCTGGTGACGACCTTGACCAAGCGACTTGCAGAAGACCTGGCATCCTATTTTCAGGAAGAGGGGATTCGTTGTGCCTGGATGCATTCGGAACTGGATGCGTTTGAACGCGTGGAAATTCTGCGTGGCTTGCGAGAGCAGAAATACGATGTGGTGATCGGAATCAATCTGTTACGCGAAGGCCTGGATATTCCCGAAGTCTCACTGGTGGCGATTCTGGACGCGGATAAAGAGGGGTTTCTGCGAAGTGAGACCAGCCTGATTCAGACGATCGGCCGTTCCGCCCGACACGTGAATGCGGAAGTGATTCTGTATGCGGATCGTGTGACGCCCAGTATGCAGAATGCCATGGATGAGACTGAGCGGCGGCGTGCGATTCAGAAAGAATATAACCGGGAACATGGGATTACTCCCGAGTCGATCAAAAAAGCCATCAAGCGGGGGATTGAAGAGGAGATCGAAGCACGCCAGTTTGTGCGGGAGTCGGTAGGATTTAAGGATGAGTCGGAATACATTACCCAGGAGTTTCTGGGTGAACTGGAGCAGGAAATGCTGGCAGCAGCAGAAAAACTGGAGTTCGAACGGGCTGCCCTGTTGCGGGATCGGATCGATGATCTGAAAAATCAACGGGGGAAAACGGGAGGCCAGGCTCAGAAAACTTCTTCACGCTCCGGGAAAAAAGGAAAACGTCAGCGGAAAAGACGGTAA
- a CDS encoding excinuclease ABC subunit UvrA, whose protein sequence is MTTHLPDETAFQHPSSMIQVRGVRVHNLKSIDLDIPLNQLIAVCGVSGSGKTSLAFDTLYAEGQRRYLETLSPSARQYLNQLPKPDADQITQIPPAIALRQNTSQRHFTSRGLETTAGIESGIQHYLRLLFSASGQIFCPDCEIPISPQSPETVLAFIKTLPTDLRFQICYPVTTEEHSSPEIMQELKQQGLNRVILNHEEYQLSDDLTEPLSQFDTNTHEILVVLDRLSTRSFDDSRILESLEFAFNESAGKVTLLVMEPLSGQTTGIPFQIGQRQSFRFDFSADMSCPQCQREFAQPEPQLFNFFSPSGVCTNCGGSGLISIESSGGRSAETCPHCQGSRLNASALAVRVNGSNIDQLGQQPIQQIGAWLEQFSEGLTATETKPLAPLLREIRERLSLLNELGLGYLTLNRTRSTLSSGEIQRTALTSLLSSNLVNTLYVLDEPSSGLHPADSHRVLTVLQKLRQLNNTLLIVEHDAAFIRAAEYVIELGPAAGRAGGEVIFSGPLEALLASNSSPTSRFLNTAENRALKSVPDQPTSEWITLTDASRNNLQNITVKFPLRQLSVVTGISGSGKSSLIEQTLFPLLAAELSETGTSPLADGCQSLSGAEQIDEVILLDHSFTGQNPRSIPATYLNLFDDIRSIFAQTPDARLRNLSPGHFSFNSKSGGRCPVCKGTGKIEIDLQFLADISMDCQECHGKRYQRELLEIKYRKLNIAEVLKLTVDEAFPFFRGQPALQKKLKQLKDVGLGYLPLGQPLPTLSGGECQRLKLAAYLNTSSRNKTLFLMNEPTRGLHPLDIQSVLNCFHYLLTAGHSIILIEHNLDLIRAADHIIDLGPEGGAEGGRIVVTGTPAEVAAHPTSYTGMALNAKFS, encoded by the coding sequence ATGACTACACATCTGCCAGACGAGACTGCTTTCCAACATCCTTCGTCAATGATTCAGGTGCGTGGAGTTCGGGTTCATAACCTGAAAAGTATCGATCTTGATATTCCCTTGAATCAACTGATCGCAGTCTGCGGCGTCAGCGGGTCAGGCAAAACCAGCCTCGCCTTCGACACGCTCTACGCTGAAGGCCAGAGACGGTATCTGGAAACACTTTCTCCCTCGGCCCGACAGTATTTAAACCAGCTCCCGAAACCCGATGCGGACCAGATCACGCAAATCCCTCCAGCTATTGCCCTCAGGCAGAATACCAGTCAGCGCCACTTTACCTCCAGAGGCCTGGAGACAACCGCTGGTATTGAATCGGGAATCCAGCACTACCTGCGACTTCTGTTTAGCGCTTCAGGGCAGATTTTTTGTCCAGACTGCGAAATCCCGATCTCTCCACAATCACCGGAAACCGTACTGGCATTTATTAAAACCTTACCCACAGACCTGCGTTTTCAAATCTGTTATCCGGTTACGACAGAAGAGCATTCATCCCCTGAAATCATGCAGGAGCTGAAACAGCAGGGACTCAATCGGGTGATTTTGAATCACGAAGAATACCAGCTCTCAGATGATCTGACTGAACCGCTATCTCAATTCGACACGAATACACATGAAATCCTGGTTGTTCTCGACCGTCTTTCCACTCGATCATTCGATGATTCGCGGATTCTGGAAAGCCTGGAGTTCGCCTTCAATGAATCAGCAGGGAAGGTCACCCTCCTGGTGATGGAACCTCTTTCCGGCCAGACAACAGGCATTCCTTTTCAAATCGGTCAGCGGCAATCGTTTCGGTTTGATTTTTCAGCTGACATGTCATGCCCGCAATGTCAGCGGGAATTCGCTCAACCCGAACCTCAGCTCTTTAATTTTTTCAGCCCCAGCGGCGTCTGCACGAATTGCGGGGGATCAGGATTGATCTCAATAGAATCATCCGGAGGCCGTTCTGCAGAAACCTGCCCTCACTGCCAGGGCAGCCGCCTGAATGCGTCTGCTTTAGCAGTTCGCGTGAATGGATCTAATATTGATCAGTTGGGCCAACAGCCGATCCAGCAGATAGGCGCCTGGCTGGAACAATTCTCGGAAGGACTGACAGCAACAGAAACAAAACCACTGGCTCCCCTGCTACGTGAGATCCGGGAACGACTCTCCCTGCTGAACGAACTGGGGCTGGGCTATCTCACATTGAATCGAACACGCTCTACACTCTCCAGTGGGGAAATCCAGAGAACCGCGCTTACGTCTTTATTATCATCGAACCTGGTCAACACCCTCTATGTACTGGATGAGCCTTCCTCAGGACTGCACCCTGCCGACAGCCATCGCGTGCTTACCGTTCTGCAGAAACTGCGACAGTTAAACAACACACTGCTCATTGTCGAACATGATGCCGCCTTCATTCGTGCTGCAGAGTATGTAATTGAACTGGGGCCTGCAGCAGGAAGGGCAGGGGGAGAAGTCATCTTTTCTGGTCCACTGGAAGCGTTGCTTGCGAGCAACAGCTCACCAACCAGTCGCTTCTTGAATACAGCAGAAAACAGGGCCCTGAAATCAGTACCCGACCAGCCGACCTCAGAGTGGATCACGCTGACCGATGCAAGCCGAAATAACCTGCAGAACATCACCGTGAAATTTCCGCTCAGGCAATTGAGCGTTGTAACCGGAATTAGCGGCAGCGGGAAAAGCAGTTTGATCGAACAGACACTGTTTCCTCTCCTCGCTGCTGAACTTTCCGAAACGGGAACCAGCCCCCTTGCTGATGGTTGCCAGTCCCTGTCCGGCGCGGAGCAGATCGATGAAGTCATTCTACTCGACCACTCTTTCACAGGTCAGAATCCGCGCAGTATCCCGGCAACTTACCTGAATCTGTTTGACGACATCCGCTCGATTTTCGCCCAGACACCTGATGCCAGGCTCCGTAATCTTTCCCCGGGACATTTCAGCTTCAACAGCAAGTCTGGCGGTCGCTGCCCGGTTTGCAAAGGAACGGGAAAGATCGAAATTGACCTGCAGTTTCTCGCAGATATATCAATGGACTGCCAGGAATGTCACGGCAAACGGTATCAGCGGGAACTGCTGGAAATCAAGTATCGAAAACTGAACATCGCAGAGGTCCTGAAATTGACTGTGGACGAAGCATTTCCGTTTTTTCGAGGTCAGCCGGCCTTACAGAAAAAACTGAAACAGCTGAAAGACGTCGGCCTGGGATACCTGCCTCTGGGCCAGCCTCTCCCCACACTCTCAGGCGGGGAGTGTCAGCGTTTGAAACTGGCTGCCTACCTGAATACCAGCAGCCGCAATAAAACCCTGTTCCTGATGAACGAACCGACGCGCGGCCTGCATCCCCTGGATATTCAGTCTGTATTAAACTGCTTTCACTATCTGCTGACAGCAGGGCATTCGATCATTTTGATTGAACATAACCTCGATCTGATTCGTGCAGCAGATCACATTATCGACCTGGGACCGGAAGGGGGAGCAGAAGGGGGCCGCATCGTTGTGACTGGCACGCCAGCAGAAGTCGCCGCCCATCCCACCTCTTATACAGGGATGGCACTGAATGCGAAGTTTTCATAA
- the rimI gene encoding ribosomal protein S18-alanine N-acetyltransferase: MSLNQPPNQDLMVQIRWLIRRDMPEVLRIEEESFEYTWSEEYFLSCLRQRNCIGMVAEHNHQIVGFMIYELHKSMIQVLNFAVAPEFRQQGIGRQMVQRVVDKLSQQRRREIALEVRETNLPAQLFFRKMDFRAVSVLRNYFEDAGEDAYVLQYRLERSEQDFAPGLSPKNRISNYLDASDAA; the protein is encoded by the coding sequence ATGAGTCTCAATCAACCCCCCAACCAGGACTTAATGGTTCAAATTCGCTGGCTGATCCGCCGAGACATGCCAGAAGTTCTTCGAATTGAAGAAGAAAGTTTTGAATACACCTGGTCTGAAGAATACTTCCTCAGTTGCCTGAGACAGCGAAACTGCATCGGTATGGTCGCCGAGCATAATCACCAGATCGTCGGCTTCATGATTTATGAACTTCATAAATCGATGATCCAGGTGCTTAACTTTGCCGTCGCTCCTGAATTCCGTCAGCAGGGAATTGGCCGCCAGATGGTACAACGCGTGGTTGATAAGCTCTCGCAGCAACGCCGTCGCGAGATCGCTCTGGAAGTGCGAGAAACGAACCTGCCTGCCCAGCTGTTCTTCCGCAAAATGGATTTCCGTGCGGTTTCCGTACTGCGAAACTACTTCGAAGATGCGGGCGAAGATGCCTATGTCCTGCAGTACCGGCTCGAACGATCAGAACAGGATTTTGCTCCCGGTCTTTCTCCCAAAAACCGGATCAGCAACTACCTGGACGCTTCTGACGCTGCCTGA
- a CDS encoding PhoPQ-activated pathogenicity-related family protein: MRLKIVLPLLALSLSVTSYAAEHTNIPARPEAASQIPDAFFKYIEREEPAYKWEIHDSFSYEGVTAYPVELTSQTWQGMTWKHWLYIFEPENVQINSKVLLFVTGGSNGGQPNEKRLKPAFLLAKTTGARVALLTQVPNQPLFDGKKEDDLITETWLRYLKTGDENWPLLFPMAKSAVKAMDAIQEIALEKRNLVIDGFVITGASKRGWTSWLTPVVDKRIIATAPIVIDTLNFRDQMKHQINTWGKYSVQIIDYTSKGLIVEGEESDREKRLRLMMDPYTYRQQLKLPKLLINGTNDPYWVVDAMRFYWSDLVGPKYVLQVPNAGHDLGDGVEYALQTLAAFFIHAATGKELPKLDWDNSKDYELKLTSSSKPAQVRLWTAQSDNKDFRQSKWTATEVSANESVYLAKINKPDKGHIAYYLEAIYTINNIPYSLCTITTSK; this comes from the coding sequence ATGCGACTCAAAATAGTTCTCCCCCTGCTGGCTCTCTCTTTATCCGTTACATCTTATGCAGCAGAGCATACGAATATTCCCGCAAGGCCAGAAGCGGCCAGCCAGATTCCTGACGCGTTTTTCAAATATATCGAACGCGAAGAACCTGCCTATAAATGGGAAATCCATGACTCCTTCTCTTATGAAGGTGTCACCGCGTATCCGGTGGAACTGACTTCACAAACCTGGCAGGGGATGACATGGAAACACTGGCTTTATATTTTCGAACCGGAGAACGTCCAGATTAACAGTAAAGTGCTGCTGTTTGTTACGGGTGGCAGCAATGGAGGTCAGCCCAATGAAAAACGGTTAAAACCTGCTTTCCTGCTGGCCAAAACAACCGGCGCCCGGGTCGCTCTACTGACACAGGTCCCCAACCAGCCGCTGTTTGACGGTAAGAAAGAAGATGACCTGATTACCGAGACCTGGCTGCGCTATTTGAAAACGGGTGATGAAAACTGGCCGCTTCTATTCCCGATGGCTAAAAGTGCTGTCAAAGCCATGGATGCCATCCAGGAAATCGCTTTGGAAAAACGGAACCTGGTCATCGACGGTTTCGTAATTACCGGAGCCTCGAAACGTGGCTGGACCAGCTGGCTCACTCCCGTGGTTGATAAACGGATTATCGCCACCGCTCCGATCGTGATTGATACACTCAACTTTCGCGACCAGATGAAGCATCAGATCAATACCTGGGGAAAATACAGCGTACAGATCATTGATTACACGAGCAAAGGACTGATCGTGGAAGGCGAGGAATCGGATCGAGAAAAACGCCTGCGCCTGATGATGGACCCTTACACATATCGCCAGCAGCTCAAACTTCCCAAGCTGCTCATCAATGGCACCAATGACCCCTACTGGGTGGTTGACGCCATGCGTTTTTACTGGTCAGACCTGGTAGGCCCAAAATACGTTCTTCAGGTCCCCAACGCCGGTCATGACCTGGGGGATGGAGTGGAATACGCTCTACAGACACTGGCGGCATTCTTCATTCATGCTGCCACTGGTAAAGAACTCCCTAAACTCGACTGGGACAACTCGAAAGACTATGAACTGAAGCTCACCAGTTCCAGCAAACCTGCCCAGGTACGATTGTGGACGGCACAGTCAGATAACAAAGACTTTAGACAATCAAAATGGACCGCCACCGAGGTCTCGGCAAACGAATCTGTATACTTGGCTAAAATAAACAAACCAGACAAAGGACATATTGCCTACTACCTGGAAGCAATCTACACCATCAATAATATCCCTTATTCGCTCTGCACAATTACCACGTCAAAATGA
- a CDS encoding DUF1559 domain-containing protein, whose amino-acid sequence MQPNARFKKGFTLIELLVVIAIIAILIALLLPAVQQAREAARRSTCKNNLKQIGLAFHNYHDTYSRFPMPAILAVNGSTGALMTSNSWGLAILPYVDQANTYNLYNFNSNCWTATNTAATQTFIPSYVCPSSPGGGNRINVSIPAGGTDFNPAQALNLTNAGPIDYVSTTVVQDEFLAAVGLSGSDRNGWAEGIIAVAGVPSANQGGSGGKLRDMTDGASNTILTGELANRNNLIRKGVQVASSDPEAQFQAAFGGGAWADPLNGTWQLTGRLFDGTSDRGPCAINCSNARSESSHSDPNRYAAGLYSYHVGGAHILLADGSVRFLSENLSGIIFASLVSRASGETIGEF is encoded by the coding sequence ATGCAACCAAATGCGCGCTTCAAAAAAGGCTTCACTCTGATTGAACTACTTGTCGTCATCGCCATCATCGCTATTCTAATTGCGCTACTGCTTCCCGCAGTGCAGCAGGCTCGGGAAGCCGCACGCCGCTCCACCTGCAAAAACAACCTGAAGCAGATCGGGCTGGCTTTTCACAACTACCATGACACATACTCGCGATTTCCCATGCCAGCGATACTCGCTGTAAATGGATCGACGGGCGCGCTTATGACCTCAAACAGCTGGGGGCTTGCGATTCTCCCTTACGTTGACCAGGCGAATACTTACAACTTATACAATTTTAATTCCAACTGCTGGACTGCAACCAATACAGCCGCGACTCAAACATTCATCCCCAGCTATGTTTGCCCCTCTTCTCCAGGCGGTGGCAATCGAATCAATGTTTCTATTCCAGCCGGGGGTACAGATTTCAATCCCGCTCAGGCGTTGAACTTAACCAACGCAGGTCCGATTGACTATGTTAGCACTACCGTCGTCCAGGATGAGTTTCTGGCAGCAGTAGGCTTGTCAGGCAGTGATCGGAATGGATGGGCAGAAGGTATAATCGCCGTTGCAGGCGTCCCCAGTGCAAACCAGGGAGGATCGGGAGGTAAACTAAGAGATATGACCGACGGTGCTTCCAATACCATCTTAACAGGCGAACTGGCAAACCGGAATAATCTGATTCGTAAAGGGGTTCAAGTGGCTTCCTCAGACCCCGAAGCACAGTTCCAGGCAGCGTTTGGCGGAGGTGCCTGGGCTGATCCACTCAACGGGACATGGCAATTAACTGGCAGACTCTTTGATGGTACATCTGACCGGGGCCCCTGCGCAATCAACTGTTCCAATGCCCGTTCCGAGTCATCGCACAGCGATCCCAATCGTTACGCTGCCGGACTGTACTCCTACCACGTCGGGGGTGCACATATTTTACTGGCAGATGGTTCGGTCCGATTTCTCAGTGAGAACCTTTCAGGAATTATATTCGCTTCGCTCGTAAGCCGGGCCAGCGGTGAAACGATCGGAGAATTCTAA
- a CDS encoding UDP-N-acetylmuramoyl-L-alanyl-D-glutamate--2,6-diaminopimelate ligase: MHGSYLTSMSSASISLSPGTIAVSLRSLVPSASFVDCADVFVTSIHSDSRCCQPGDLFAVMNGTKECAAKYVPEAIQKGAKAILTERPLTGLQVPQCIVPDVRKVYALLCSELAGRPARHLETAGVTGTNGKTTVSWLIRSIMQSSGRRTGLSGTVEYHDSISSRPASLTTPDANELSQLLAEMVCRKATHAVMEVSSHALDQNRLAGIDLSVGVITNVTQDHFDYHQNFGNYAACKARMIQQVKPEGTLVLNWDDPTCRSFAAEVKSSQTLLTYAIDGQADLVAQNLQESTAGAEFEILFNGDSVPVRTSLIGTHNISNCLAAAAACLSLGVSLSEIALGIERLVTVPGRMERVTCGQSFTVLIDYAHTDDALSHVIRSAKRLCSQRVFCVFGAGGDRDTGKRSLLGMAASEADRVIITSDNPRSEDPAQIIRAVAEGCLNKGVSPEQIIDRREAIHYALSEARRGDLVLIAGKGHENNQIIGDQIIPFSDRLVVENYFRSHRITKSQKVPA, encoded by the coding sequence ATGCATGGTTCTTACCTCACATCCATGTCATCTGCTTCAATCAGCTTGTCACCCGGGACAATTGCCGTCAGTCTCCGATCACTGGTTCCCTCTGCAAGCTTTGTTGATTGCGCTGATGTATTTGTAACTTCGATACACTCTGACAGTCGTTGTTGTCAGCCGGGTGATCTGTTTGCCGTCATGAATGGTACAAAAGAATGTGCAGCAAAATATGTCCCCGAGGCGATTCAGAAAGGTGCGAAAGCAATTCTGACAGAACGTCCGCTGACAGGGCTACAGGTGCCACAATGTATTGTTCCCGATGTGCGTAAGGTTTATGCCCTGCTTTGTTCTGAACTGGCGGGACGTCCTGCACGACATCTGGAAACAGCAGGGGTGACAGGAACCAATGGGAAAACCACTGTCAGCTGGTTGATTCGGTCTATCATGCAGAGTTCCGGCAGGAGAACGGGACTTTCCGGAACCGTTGAGTACCACGACAGTATCTCATCCCGACCTGCTTCGCTAACCACGCCTGATGCGAACGAACTTTCTCAACTGCTGGCGGAAATGGTCTGCAGAAAAGCCACACATGCAGTGATGGAAGTTTCCAGTCACGCCTTGGATCAGAATCGCCTGGCAGGAATCGATCTTAGCGTGGGTGTAATCACAAATGTGACGCAGGATCATTTTGACTACCATCAGAACTTTGGAAACTATGCTGCCTGCAAAGCCCGCATGATCCAACAGGTCAAGCCGGAAGGTACGCTGGTTCTGAACTGGGATGATCCCACTTGCCGTTCGTTTGCAGCCGAGGTGAAATCATCGCAGACACTTTTGACGTATGCGATCGATGGGCAGGCTGACCTGGTCGCCCAGAATCTACAGGAGTCAACGGCTGGTGCGGAGTTCGAAATTCTGTTTAACGGAGATTCTGTCCCCGTGCGAACTTCGCTGATCGGAACGCATAATATTTCCAACTGCCTGGCTGCTGCGGCCGCCTGTCTCAGCCTGGGTGTCTCTTTATCAGAGATCGCTTTGGGAATCGAGCGGCTTGTGACGGTGCCCGGCAGAATGGAGCGAGTGACTTGCGGTCAATCTTTTACAGTACTGATTGATTATGCTCACACAGACGATGCCTTAAGCCATGTTATTCGGTCTGCGAAACGGCTCTGTTCCCAACGTGTCTTTTGCGTGTTTGGTGCCGGCGGAGATCGGGATACTGGAAAACGCAGTCTGCTGGGGATGGCAGCAAGCGAGGCAGATCGCGTGATCATTACCAGCGATAATCCTCGCAGTGAAGATCCAGCACAGATTATCAGGGCGGTTGCCGAGGGTTGTCTGAATAAAGGCGTTTCTCCTGAGCAGATCATAGATCGGCGGGAAGCGATCCACTATGCCCTGTCAGAAGCCCGCAGGGGAGATTTAGTTCTCATCGCCGGGAAAGGCCATGAGAACAATCAGATTATCGGTGATCAGATCATTCCCTTCAGTGATCGGCTGGTGGTGGAGAATTATTTCCGAAGTCATCGAATTACAAAGTCACAGAAGGTTCCTGCTTAA